In bacterium, the sequence GTAAATGGGACCCGGCGGCGGGCGACTATGCCTGGGAGGTTTCACAGCCGATTGCCGTACCGCACCGGATCTCCGGACGCGGACTCATGGAGCCGGACATCGCCGAACTGAAAGACGGTCGCCTGTTGCTGGAGATGCGTGGCTCAACGTTGGCCGTCCAGAAGGGATGGAAGGGAAAAACAGAAAGTCCCGGGCGAAGGTGGATCAGCCTCTCGGAGGATGGCGGCCGGACATGGTCTGCTGTTACCGATCTGCGCTATGACACAGGCGAACAATTCTACTCGCCTTCCACTTATTCAATGCTGTTACGTCACCGCCGTACCGGAAAACTATACTGGTTCGGGAATATCACGCCCACTCCGCCTGAGGGCAACCTGCCCCGCTACCCCCTGTACATCGCTGAAGTGGAGGAGACGATTCCCGCGCTGAAGAAGGACACGTTGACCGTGATTGACGATTATGACCCCGAGAACGACTCGCCGAAAATCCAGTTCAGCAACTTCAAGCTGCTGGAAAACCGCGAGACCGGCGAGATAGAACTCTACATGACGCGGCTGGGTGAAAGTACTAGTCATTGGCTCAATGCGAGTGTGTACAAATACACAATTACGCTTGATATTCTCAACCAACAGAAAGAGAGAAAAAAATGAATGGAGATGAGATACGACAAGCCCTAACCGGTCCCTTTGCCTCGCTGAGGACGCCGTTTTGCAAGGATGGGAGCATCGATTTTGGAGCTTTACGTAATTACATAGATTTTTGCATATCCGCCGGCAGCAAAACGCTCATGCTCACCTATGGCGACAGCCTGTTCAGTGTCTTGACTGACAAAGAAGTCGCTGAAGTTACGAAGATCGTTTCGGAGCATAATGCGGGCCGGGCAATGGTTGTGGCCGCCGACAGGGCCTGGTGGACCGGCAAGGCGGTTGACTTTGCTGAATATGTCCGTAAGATAGGCGCAGATATGTTGATGGTTATGCCCCCGGATTGGGCTGGCTCCTGCACCCCGGAGACCCTGGCAGAACACTACGCGGTGGTCGCGGGGCATATTCCTGTCATGATCGTTACCAATGTCTTCATTTCACGAGGGAAGGAATTCGGACTGAAAACGCTAAAACGCATATTGGAAATCAGCGGGAACGTCCTCGCTGTCAAGGATGATATGTGCGGCGAGTTCGCAAGAAAGATGTCTTTGCTCGTTTACGACCGATTGGCGGTTGTCAGCGGAGGTCAAAAGCAGAATCACCTGGACTTGTTGCCATACGGCTGTGATGGCTATTTATCCACGTTTACCACCTTTAAACCGGAAGTTACACGCGCTTACTGGAAAGCGATTCAGTCGCATGATCTAAATGCGGCCAGGAACATAATAAGTAAATTTGATATCCCGTATTTCGACTTTGTCATGAAACTTCGGGGTGGATTTGACGCCGGCCTGCATGGCGCTCTCGAATTGTTCGGGATTGCGAAGCGCTGGAGGCGCGCGCCGTATTACAGCCTGAACGATGAAGAAATGGAACAGCTGGCTGATTTTTTCAGAGGTTTGTCCTTGTTATAATTTCAGGAGAAACTTTAACACATAGGAGAAAAATGGAAATCAAGAATATGGGAATCATATATCGAAATCAAAAACCGCACGTGAGAAGCAGACACGCCTATTTCCCCTCAGTAGTACTAATGGATAATGGAGAAATGCTAGCTTCTGTAGTTTTAGGAGAAGCTTTTGAATCCGTCAATTGCCATACTTATGTTGCCCGATCCAAAGACAACGGTGAAACATGGCATATGGATGGACTCATTTATCCAGGAACAACGAACAGAATAACTTCTGACAGTTGTAGATTGACTGCTTTCCCAAAAGGTGAAGTCGTTGCATTTATGGTCAGAAGTGATCGGACTATACATCCGGATGAAGGATTCACTAATCACGAAAATCTGGGATTCGTGCCTACAGAACTTCTGCTGTTACGCTCATTAGATTATGGACATACATGGACTAAACCAAGTTCTCTGATTCCGCCTTTAGTCGGACCCTGCTTTGAGCTGTGCTGTCCAATAATTCCGCTTAAGGATGGTCGGTGGATATTACCTACTCAAACCTGGCCTGATTGGGACGGCAACTGTCCTAATGGAATCAGAATGGTAGCTTTTGTTTCGCATGATCGGGGTAGAACCTGGCCTGAATACATGGATGTGATGAGTGAACCGGAAGGACGTGTCTTCTTTTGGGAATCTAAAATAGTAGAACTGCCTGATGATAGACTACTTGCGATTGCTTGGGTATATGATGATATAGTTTCCTCAGACAGAACCAATCAATACGCTCTGAGTGAAGATGGCGGGAAAACATGGTCAACACCGCTTTCAACAGGACTGCATGGACAGACACTGACGCCGTTTTTGTGCGATGATGGGCGGATTTTGTGTATATATCGGAGAATGGATAAATCTGGATTGTGGGCAAATATTTCTCGTTTGGAGAAGAATGTCTGGGTTAACGAAGCTTGTGAGCCCCTGTGGGGCGAACAGACGACCGGTCTGACTACAACAGAAAAAGACATGGCTCATAATTTCAATGTATTAAAATTTGGGGCTCCATGTATTACCCGGCTTTCAGACGGCACAATATTCGTTGCTTTCTGGTGTTATGAAGATTGCATATCTGTTATTCGTTGGTTCAAGCTTGTCGTTTGAAGAAATAGAGGATTTTTTAAAAGCGAAGATTAACCTAATTCAATTGTTGATGCGAATGACGCTTTTGAAACTTTAAAAACTGTGTATTTGCTAATTAATTCTTTGAGATAAATTGCGTTTTAATAAATATAAAAAAGGATGGAAATATGAAATTTTTAGTAATAGGACTCGGTTCCATGGGAAAGAGGAGAATAAGATGTTTACAATATTTGAAAGAAAAGGATATTATCGGTTTTGATTTAAGAGAGGATAGACGTAAAGAGGTAAAAGAGAAATATGGGGTAGAAACGTTTGCAAGATTCGAAGATGCAATGGCTAAAAATCCTGATGTTTTCATTATCTCTGTTCCAAGCAATCTTCATCATCATTATGCAATGATAGCTGTTAAAGAAAAGAAGCATTTTTTTACTGAATCAAATTTTCTTTCTGAAGGCATAGATGATTTAGTGGCTATTGAGGAAAAAGGAGAAGTTATTGCTGTGCCGAGTCTTACCCCCTCTCATCATCCTTCATTGAAGTTGATGAAGAAGTTTGTAAAAGAGAAAAAAGCAGGAAAAAATCTATCATTTATTTATCATCTTGGTGCTTACTTGCCTGATTGGCATTCATGGGAAGACTATCGCCATGTGTATTATTCTAAGAAAGAAACTTCGGGGTGTAAGGAGATGGTTGCTTTTGAATTAACATGGATAACGTGGATGTTTGGAAAGGTGAAAAAGGTAAGCGCTTTTAAGTCAAAGGTATCTGATTTAGAAACAGATATTGACGATGTTTATCAAATTATTCTGGAACTTGAAAACGGGATTTTGGGGAATATGATGATAGATGTAATCTCCCGTAAATCGGGAAGGGAAATGAAGCTTGTAGGTGAAGAAGGGAATATTGTCTGGAATTCAGAAGAAAGCAAGCTGAAGGTTTATCTTGCTGAGAAAAAAGAATGGGAAGAATATCCTGAAGATGACATGCTAATAGAGCAAGGATACTCGGTAAAAATAAATGAAAGGATGTATATTGAAGAAATAGAGGATTTTTTAAAAGCTTTAAGAGGAGAAAAATCTTATCCCTATACTTTTAGAGAAGAAAAAGGGATAATCAATGTTTTAGAGGCAATTGACCAGAGTGCTAGAACAGGAAAAACAATGGAGGTAAAGTTATGAACGGTAAAGGGCAGAAGCTTTGGAACAGGGCAAAGAAGATTATTCCTGGTGGAAATCAACTGTTATCAAAACGAAGTGAGCGGTTTTTACCTGACCAATGGCCAGCTTATTATAAAAAAGCAAAAGGTGTGGAAATCTGGGATTTGGATGGAAACAAATATATTGATATGAGTATAATGGGAGTATCCTCCTGTATTCTAGGATATGCAGATAAGGATGTGAATGAAGCAGTAAAGAATGTGATAGATAATGGCTCAATGTCAACATTGAATTCTCCTGAGGGAGTTGAATTAACAGAATTATTGTTAAAACTTCATCCATGGGCAGGAATGGTTAGATTTGCCAGAACAGGTGGGGAATCAATGGCTATAGCAGTAAGGATTGCCCGTGCATATACCAAGAAAGATAAAGTAGCTTTCTGTGGTTATCACGGCTGGCATGATTGGTATCTTGCGGCGAATTTAGCTGATAATAAAAACTTAGATGGACAGCTTCTTCCTGGGTTAGAACCATTAGGCGTTCCAAGATGTCTAAAAGGAACAGCAATTCCCTTTACCTATAACAAGATAGATGAATTAAAGAATATTGTATCTAAAAATAAAGACATTGGCGTGATTGTGGTGGAGCCGGTAAGACATCATGAGCCTGAAGATAATTTTCTGGGAAAGATAAAAGAGATAGCTAAGGATATTAAAGCAGTATTAATATTTGATGAGATAACATCTGGCTGGCGAATGAATATTGGCGGAGCTTATAAGTTATATAATGTTCATCCTGATATAGCGGTTTATGCAAAGGCCATAAGCAATGGTTTCCCGATGGCGGCAATTGTTGGAAAAGGGGAAATTATGGATGTGGCTCAGGACAGTTTTATCAGCAGTACCTACTGGACAGAAAGAATAGGCCCTGCTGCAGCCATAGCCACAATCAATAAATTAAAGAAAAACAATGTTCCTTCCCATTTAATCAAAATAGGGGATTTAATTAAAAAAGGATGGAAGAAACTGGCAGATTCTCATAATTTAAAGATAAAGATTATAGGAATTCCACCATTGCCTGCATTTGTGTTTGATTATAAAGACTCTCAGGCGCTTATTACTTTATTTACGCAGGAAATGCTAAAGAGAGGATTTTTGGCTTCTGGTGGTGTTTCCTGTTCTTACAGCCATAAGGAAGAGCACATCAAAAGATATCTTAATAGTGCAGATGAAGTGTTCGGTATAATAAAGAAAGCTATCAAAAAGAATAATGTTCGCAATTTACTCAAAGGACCAGTTGCTCATACTGGATTTAAAAGATTAACTTGAGGAGAGAGAAAATATGAATATCAAAGAACTTTTTGATTTAACAGGCAAAGTTGCAGTAGTTACAGGTGGGGCAGGATTATATGGCAGGCAGATTGTGGCTGCTCTGGCTGAGGCAAAAGCAAAAGTATATATGGCATCTCGGAATTTAGAAGCTTTAGAAGAAGTAGTCTCTGGACATAGAGCAGATGGATATGATGTAGCTGCTTTGAAGTTGGATTTATCCGATGAGA encodes:
- a CDS encoding dihydrodipicolinate synthase family protein; the encoded protein is MNGDEIRQALTGPFASLRTPFCKDGSIDFGALRNYIDFCISAGSKTLMLTYGDSLFSVLTDKEVAEVTKIVSEHNAGRAMVVAADRAWWTGKAVDFAEYVRKIGADMLMVMPPDWAGSCTPETLAEHYAVVAGHIPVMIVTNVFISRGKEFGLKTLKRILEISGNVLAVKDDMCGEFARKMSLLVYDRLAVVSGGQKQNHLDLLPYGCDGYLSTFTTFKPEVTRAYWKAIQSHDLNAARNIISKFDIPYFDFVMKLRGGFDAGLHGALELFGIAKRWRRAPYYSLNDEEMEQLADFFRGLSLL
- a CDS encoding sialidase family protein; translated protein: MEIKNMGIIYRNQKPHVRSRHAYFPSVVLMDNGEMLASVVLGEAFESVNCHTYVARSKDNGETWHMDGLIYPGTTNRITSDSCRLTAFPKGEVVAFMVRSDRTIHPDEGFTNHENLGFVPTELLLLRSLDYGHTWTKPSSLIPPLVGPCFELCCPIIPLKDGRWILPTQTWPDWDGNCPNGIRMVAFVSHDRGRTWPEYMDVMSEPEGRVFFWESKIVELPDDRLLAIAWVYDDIVSSDRTNQYALSEDGGKTWSTPLSTGLHGQTLTPFLCDDGRILCIYRRMDKSGLWANISRLEKNVWVNEACEPLWGEQTTGLTTTEKDMAHNFNVLKFGAPCITRLSDGTIFVAFWCYEDCISVIRWFKLVV
- a CDS encoding Gfo/Idh/MocA family oxidoreductase — translated: MKFLVIGLGSMGKRRIRCLQYLKEKDIIGFDLREDRRKEVKEKYGVETFARFEDAMAKNPDVFIISVPSNLHHHYAMIAVKEKKHFFTESNFLSEGIDDLVAIEEKGEVIAVPSLTPSHHPSLKLMKKFVKEKKAGKNLSFIYHLGAYLPDWHSWEDYRHVYYSKKETSGCKEMVAFELTWITWMFGKVKKVSAFKSKVSDLETDIDDVYQIILELENGILGNMMIDVISRKSGREMKLVGEEGNIVWNSEESKLKVYLAEKKEWEEYPEDDMLIEQGYSVKINERMYIEEIEDFLKALRGEKSYPYTFREEKGIINVLEAIDQSARTGKTMEVKL
- a CDS encoding aminotransferase class III-fold pyridoxal phosphate-dependent enzyme; the encoded protein is MNGKGQKLWNRAKKIIPGGNQLLSKRSERFLPDQWPAYYKKAKGVEIWDLDGNKYIDMSIMGVSSCILGYADKDVNEAVKNVIDNGSMSTLNSPEGVELTELLLKLHPWAGMVRFARTGGESMAIAVRIARAYTKKDKVAFCGYHGWHDWYLAANLADNKNLDGQLLPGLEPLGVPRCLKGTAIPFTYNKIDELKNIVSKNKDIGVIVVEPVRHHEPEDNFLGKIKEIAKDIKAVLIFDEITSGWRMNIGGAYKLYNVHPDIAVYAKAISNGFPMAAIVGKGEIMDVAQDSFISSTYWTERIGPAAAIATINKLKKNNVPSHLIKIGDLIKKGWKKLADSHNLKIKIIGIPPLPAFVFDYKDSQALITLFTQEMLKRGFLASGGVSCSYSHKEEHIKRYLNSADEVFGIIKKAIKKNNVRNLLKGPVAHTGFKRLT